From a single Streptomyces liliifuscus genomic region:
- a CDS encoding AAA family ATPase, whose protein sequence is MSVALRERREELELVAAEAERARSGAGRLVLLRGATGTGRTALLEAAAEQAEAAGMRVLRARCSPDQTSVPFGAVFQLLAHGPGFDSAAGEEPDPPGTPPHRGRSARLWRLLRSYADDAPLLVAVDDVHLADEASRRWLVEAVRRIDRLPVLMVVTERSQYDIDPPADGLVHTLSPALVRTRTLAPLSAGSAAELVRSALGRPVPAEWVDDCVRAGAGSPLLLRALLDDLGGTAPEDARAALPDNCAALYPGSYAAAVSWWLDSAGPTTTEVARALAALDDDEEDDEKDGDGGGQGGGNGGGNGESGRGGPTDADAELLARTADADPARVPGWLTAMTGLGLLRPGPRPGGRPRYAHPLLRDAVLSSWSGALRQAAHQRAAEAMLRRGDRAEAVAGQLLRSAPVGEAWATGVLLDAAGLAVRDDRSDDAVAFLRRALDEPMPDARRSVVLTELGSLEYATVRSTAGIPRLAEAMRLPGLPRDRVRAAVALGTALARQGEARTAIDVLRGLENEHLTGHPDLVRTVQTASALLSDHDPGTRREVYRWLRETAERSPRLVGTAGQALLVRYESTAGLTSAASAMRRIRALLARPADPLAEGFLLGTAAAVAQWADQLDEAERLVRRGLAGQRTSLLHPMHLALLNVRVDIAAAHGDYAELLADPGASSPVAGRPDPGNAQAHALIALVETDRTEEATALADGFDLQNPHDSWELNRFLYARGVLRSATGDPAGALGDFLECGRHQSARDVVSPVVTPWRTASAECHLALGRPRQALALAEEELRLATVWNTPRVLGRALRALGTATGGRRGLDLTERAVRILRQGADAAPGGTPGATREAASDGGEVAAPGGEPVDTELIPALIAQGRGLTAAGERARAREALREAAERAERLGAVRLRASAEAALREGGARRAATARTGSGSLTASERRIAELAAQSRTNMEIAELLHLARRTVETHLTSAYRKLGIRRRAELGAALMDAGSRSGPSGPGPGPDRDRHQDRRGPRA, encoded by the coding sequence ATGTCCGTAGCGCTGCGCGAACGCCGGGAGGAACTGGAGCTGGTGGCCGCCGAGGCCGAACGCGCCCGGTCCGGAGCCGGCCGTCTCGTCCTGCTGCGCGGCGCCACCGGCACCGGCCGTACCGCACTCCTGGAGGCCGCAGCCGAGCAGGCGGAGGCGGCCGGTATGCGCGTCCTGCGGGCCCGCTGCTCGCCGGACCAGACCTCCGTACCGTTCGGCGCCGTCTTCCAACTCCTCGCACACGGACCCGGGTTCGACTCGGCCGCGGGGGAGGAGCCGGACCCGCCCGGCACCCCGCCCCACCGGGGCAGGTCCGCGCGGCTGTGGCGGCTGCTGCGCTCGTACGCGGACGACGCGCCGCTCCTCGTGGCCGTGGACGACGTGCATCTCGCCGACGAGGCCTCGCGCCGCTGGCTGGTCGAGGCCGTGCGGCGGATCGACCGATTACCGGTACTGATGGTGGTGACCGAGCGCAGCCAGTACGACATCGATCCGCCGGCCGACGGGCTGGTGCACACGCTCTCCCCCGCGCTCGTCCGCACCCGCACGCTGGCCCCGCTGAGCGCCGGCTCCGCGGCGGAGCTGGTCCGTTCGGCCCTCGGCCGTCCCGTCCCGGCCGAGTGGGTGGACGACTGCGTACGGGCGGGCGCGGGTAGTCCGCTGCTGCTGCGTGCCCTGCTGGACGACCTCGGGGGCACCGCCCCGGAGGACGCCCGGGCGGCCCTGCCCGACAACTGCGCGGCGCTCTACCCGGGTTCCTACGCGGCCGCCGTGTCCTGGTGGCTGGACAGCGCCGGGCCCACGACCACCGAGGTCGCCCGAGCGCTCGCCGCTCTGGACGACGACGAGGAGGACGACGAGAAGGACGGGGACGGAGGCGGGCAGGGAGGTGGGAACGGCGGCGGGAACGGTGAGAGCGGCCGGGGCGGCCCCACGGACGCCGACGCCGAGCTGCTCGCCAGGACGGCGGACGCCGACCCCGCCCGCGTACCGGGCTGGCTCACCGCGATGACCGGCCTCGGGCTGCTGCGCCCCGGCCCCCGCCCCGGCGGACGGCCCCGCTATGCCCATCCGCTGCTGCGGGACGCGGTGCTGAGCAGCTGGTCGGGCGCCCTGCGGCAGGCGGCGCACCAACGGGCGGCCGAGGCGATGCTGCGCCGCGGCGACCGCGCCGAGGCGGTGGCCGGGCAGTTGCTGCGGTCCGCCCCGGTCGGCGAGGCCTGGGCGACGGGTGTCCTGCTGGACGCCGCCGGCCTGGCCGTCCGGGACGACCGCAGCGACGACGCCGTGGCGTTCCTGCGTCGCGCCCTCGACGAGCCGATGCCGGACGCCCGCCGGAGCGTGGTCCTCACCGAACTGGGCTCGCTGGAGTACGCGACCGTACGGTCGACGGCAGGGATACCGCGGCTCGCCGAGGCGATGCGACTGCCTGGGCTGCCACGCGACCGGGTGCGCGCGGCGGTGGCGCTGGGCACGGCGCTGGCCCGGCAGGGCGAGGCCCGCACCGCGATCGACGTGCTGCGCGGTCTGGAGAACGAGCATCTGACGGGCCATCCGGACCTGGTCCGCACGGTGCAGACGGCCTCGGCGCTGCTGTCCGACCACGACCCGGGGACACGGCGTGAGGTGTACCGCTGGCTGCGCGAGACCGCCGAGCGCTCGCCGCGGCTGGTCGGCACGGCCGGGCAGGCGCTGCTCGTGCGGTACGAGTCGACCGCCGGTCTGACCTCGGCGGCTTCGGCGATGCGCCGGATCCGCGCCCTGCTCGCGCGGCCGGCCGATCCGCTCGCGGAGGGGTTCCTGCTGGGCACGGCCGCCGCGGTCGCCCAGTGGGCCGATCAGCTCGACGAGGCCGAACGGCTCGTACGGCGCGGCCTGGCCGGACAGCGCACGTCCCTGCTGCACCCGATGCATCTGGCGCTGCTGAACGTACGGGTCGACATCGCCGCCGCCCATGGCGACTACGCCGAACTGCTCGCCGATCCCGGGGCGTCGAGCCCGGTCGCGGGCCGTCCCGATCCGGGCAACGCGCAGGCCCACGCGCTGATCGCGCTCGTCGAGACGGATCGTACGGAGGAGGCCACAGCTCTCGCGGACGGCTTCGACCTCCAGAACCCGCACGACTCCTGGGAGTTGAACCGCTTCCTGTACGCGCGCGGTGTCCTGCGCTCGGCCACCGGCGATCCGGCGGGCGCGCTCGGCGACTTCCTGGAGTGCGGGCGCCACCAGTCGGCACGGGATGTGGTGAGCCCGGTCGTCACCCCCTGGCGGACCGCGTCGGCGGAGTGCCATCTGGCGCTCGGCCGGCCCCGCCAGGCACTGGCCCTGGCCGAGGAGGAACTCCGTCTCGCCACGGTGTGGAACACGCCCCGGGTGCTGGGCCGGGCCCTGCGCGCCCTCGGCACGGCGACCGGCGGCCGCCGCGGCCTCGATCTGACGGAACGCGCGGTACGGATCCTGCGGCAGGGAGCCGACGCGGCGCCGGGCGGGACACCCGGGGCGACCCGAGAGGCAGCATCCGACGGTGGCGAGGTCGCGGCCCCGGGCGGAGAACCGGTCGACACGGAGTTGATTCCGGCGCTGATCGCACAGGGGCGCGGCCTCACCGCCGCCGGGGAGCGGGCGCGGGCCCGCGAGGCGCTCCGGGAGGCGGCCGAACGCGCCGAACGGCTGGGCGCGGTCCGGCTTCGGGCGTCCGCGGAAGCGGCCCTGCGCGAGGGCGGCGCCCGCCGGGCGGCGACGGCACGGACGGGGTCCGGGTCGCTCACCGCCAGCGAGCGCCGGATCGCGGAACTCGCCGCGCAGAGCCGTACGAACATGGAGATAGCGGAGCTGCTGCACCTGGCCCGGCGTACCGTCGAGACCCATCTGACCAGTGCCTACCGCAAGTTGGGCATCCGCCGCAGAGCGGAACTCGGCGCCGCGCTCATGGACGCCGGGTCCCGCTCCGGCCCGTCCGGCCCCGGCCCCGGCCCTGATCGGGACCGACACCAGGACCGGCGAGGCCCTCGGGCATAG
- a CDS encoding S8 family serine peptidase, giving the protein MNHVERPELKSHKHRKRAVVTVPSAAALAAALGAGLLVSTSGGAQAALADTPLPASARTVTLVTGDKVALDAKGKVTGVVAAEGRKGIGFRIQQAAGRAYVVPRDAEPLLANGTVDRRLFDVKRLVGGRYDDARRSDVPLIVTYDKGTSVSAGTFRSSGATVRLDLPSINGDAVRARKSEGSALWETLTSGTGASKVRKIWLDGKVRAGLDRSVPQTGAPAAHSAGYDGKGVKVAVLDSGVDATHPDLKDRIDAEKNFSAAADTVDRAGHGTHVASTIAGSGAASPAGTKYAGVAPGARLLVGKVLDDEGSGDESGVIAGMQWAVEQGAKVVNMSLGGTDAPGIDPVEQAVNDLSADSGALFVIAAGNEGPKEGTVGTPGSAAAALTVGAVDREDAIAEFSSRGPTADGFLKPDITAPGVDIVAAKAAEGSMGDPAADGYVSMSGTSMATPHVAGAAAILAQQHPDWTGPRIKAALTASAKPTAATSAYTQGTGRVDVTRAITQQLTSSPTSLGFGTQEYPHTDDRPVAKDVTYRNTGTGPVTLDLATEAYGNDGKPAAEGLFTVSPRQLTVPAGGEATATVTADTRVGTAEGSFGGSLTAATADGATTARTSLGVVREIESYDLTIKHLDLEGKAAADAATNIYGLDNDVWTDTVAERDGVVTIRLPKGRYALQGMIFTSGGGRSVLLNPKFALTKDTTLVMDARKTKPVKITVPEGAAEPAGAMFFLRVNVNNEPYTTVHDARSFGSIRVGQFGAPVPAAEATAMYHGIWNHKSVNYRLAWNRTGDLSGFTKTVKRDELTRIKVVAGSPAQGRTTSIVASPLLPDGFFNFYDTQGRLPLTGTDYVLPNGIRWFYQVSQQGAPDSEGEPTWEGMQVSAPRAYAAGKEYTQRFNIGVFGPSLPQGALPPGEKRPGAVRVGDTFTASVPLFSDGAGNLGVSTHTKARSSLHADGKKIFAVNTPLDGESYTLPAGKRTYKLDVDASRAPAQSPVGTRTTATWTFTSAHVPGDSPERLPLTVVRYTPGLSTASTAKAGTTLSVPFALQGAATKVGTLRKLAFAVSYDDGRTWRNTTAVNGKLLKLRSPAKPGTVSLRATLTDADGNTLKQTVHGAYRTTK; this is encoded by the coding sequence ATGAACCATGTCGAAAGGCCCGAGTTGAAGTCGCACAAGCACAGGAAACGAGCGGTCGTGACGGTCCCGTCGGCTGCCGCTCTCGCGGCGGCGCTCGGCGCCGGACTGCTGGTGAGCACGTCCGGCGGCGCCCAGGCCGCCCTCGCCGATACCCCCCTCCCCGCCTCCGCCAGGACAGTCACGCTCGTGACCGGCGACAAGGTGGCCCTGGACGCCAAGGGCAAGGTCACCGGTGTGGTGGCCGCCGAGGGCCGCAAGGGGATCGGCTTCCGCATCCAGCAGGCCGCCGGCCGCGCGTATGTCGTGCCGCGCGATGCCGAGCCGCTGCTCGCGAACGGCACGGTGGACCGGCGGCTGTTCGACGTGAAGCGGCTGGTCGGCGGGCGCTACGACGACGCCCGCCGCTCCGACGTGCCGCTGATCGTCACGTACGACAAGGGCACGTCCGTGTCGGCCGGTACGTTCCGGAGCTCGGGCGCCACGGTCCGCCTGGATCTGCCGAGCATCAACGGCGACGCCGTACGGGCCCGTAAGTCCGAGGGCTCCGCCCTGTGGGAGACCCTCACCAGTGGCACCGGCGCCTCGAAGGTCAGGAAGATCTGGCTGGACGGCAAGGTGAGGGCGGGCCTGGACAGGAGCGTGCCGCAGACCGGCGCGCCCGCGGCCCACTCGGCGGGGTACGACGGCAAGGGTGTCAAGGTCGCCGTCCTCGACAGCGGCGTCGACGCCACGCACCCGGATCTGAAGGACCGTATCGACGCGGAGAAGAACTTCTCCGCCGCCGCGGACACCGTCGACCGCGCGGGCCACGGCACGCACGTGGCCTCGACGATCGCGGGCTCGGGGGCCGCGTCCCCCGCGGGCACCAAGTACGCGGGCGTCGCCCCCGGTGCCCGGCTCCTTGTCGGCAAGGTGCTCGACGACGAGGGCTCCGGCGACGAATCCGGTGTCATCGCCGGTATGCAGTGGGCCGTCGAGCAGGGCGCCAAGGTGGTCAACATGAGCCTGGGCGGCACCGACGCCCCCGGCATCGACCCTGTGGAACAGGCCGTCAACGACCTGTCGGCCGACTCCGGCGCCCTCTTCGTCATAGCCGCCGGCAACGAGGGTCCCAAGGAAGGCACCGTCGGCACGCCCGGCAGCGCCGCCGCCGCGCTCACCGTCGGCGCGGTGGACCGCGAGGACGCCATCGCCGAGTTCTCCAGCCGCGGTCCCACGGCCGACGGCTTCCTCAAGCCCGACATCACCGCGCCGGGCGTGGACATCGTCGCCGCCAAGGCAGCCGAGGGTTCCATGGGCGACCCCGCCGCCGACGGCTATGTCTCCATGAGCGGTACGTCGATGGCGACCCCGCACGTGGCGGGCGCCGCCGCGATCCTGGCCCAGCAGCACCCGGACTGGACCGGCCCGCGGATCAAGGCCGCCCTCACCGCCTCCGCGAAGCCGACCGCCGCCACCTCCGCGTACACGCAGGGCACCGGCCGGGTGGACGTCACCAGGGCGATCACGCAGCAGCTCACCAGCAGCCCGACCTCGCTGGGCTTCGGGACACAGGAGTACCCCCACACCGACGACCGGCCGGTCGCCAAGGACGTCACGTACCGCAACACGGGCACCGGGCCGGTCACCCTCGACCTGGCCACCGAGGCCTACGGCAACGACGGAAAGCCCGCGGCCGAGGGCCTGTTCACCGTCTCGCCGCGGCAGCTCACCGTCCCGGCGGGCGGTGAGGCGACCGCCACCGTGACCGCCGACACCCGCGTGGGAACGGCCGAGGGCAGCTTCGGCGGCTCGCTGACCGCCGCCACCGCCGACGGCGCCACCACCGCGCGCACCTCCCTCGGCGTGGTCCGCGAGATCGAGTCGTACGACCTGACCATCAAGCACCTCGACCTCGAGGGCAAGGCCGCGGCCGACGCCGCGACGAACATCTACGGACTGGACAACGACGTCTGGACGGATACCGTCGCCGAACGGGACGGCGTGGTCACCATCCGTCTGCCGAAGGGCCGTTACGCCCTGCAAGGGATGATCTTCACCAGCGGCGGTGGCCGGTCCGTGCTCTTGAACCCGAAGTTCGCGCTGACCAAGGACACGACCCTGGTCATGGACGCCCGGAAGACGAAACCCGTCAAGATCACCGTGCCGGAGGGCGCGGCCGAGCCCGCGGGCGCGATGTTCTTCCTCCGTGTCAACGTCAACAACGAGCCTTACACCACCGTGCACGACGCCCGGTCCTTCGGCAGCATCCGCGTCGGCCAGTTCGGTGCCCCGGTGCCCGCCGCCGAGGCGACCGCGATGTACCACGGCATCTGGAACCACAAGTCCGTCAACTACCGGCTCGCCTGGAACCGTACGGGCGACCTGTCCGGTTTCACCAAGACCGTGAAGCGCGACGAGCTGACCAGGATCAAGGTCGTGGCCGGGTCGCCCGCCCAGGGCAGGACCACGTCCATCGTCGCCTCGCCGCTCCTGCCCGACGGCTTCTTCAACTTCTACGACACCCAGGGCCGTCTGCCGCTGACCGGCACCGACTATGTGCTGCCCAACGGCATCAGGTGGTTCTACCAGGTCAGCCAGCAAGGCGCCCCCGACTCCGAGGGCGAGCCGACCTGGGAGGGCATGCAGGTCAGCGCCCCCAGGGCGTACGCGGCGGGCAAGGAGTACACCCAGCGCTTCAACATCGGCGTCTTCGGCCCGTCCCTCCCGCAGGGCGCCCTCCCGCCCGGCGAGAAGCGCCCCGGAGCGGTCCGCGTCGGCGACACGTTCACGGCGTCCGTGCCCCTGTTCTCCGACGGCGCCGGCAACCTGGGCGTCTCCACCCACACCAAGGCCAGGAGCTCGCTCCACGCCGACGGCAAGAAGATCTTCGCCGTGAACACCCCGCTGGACGGCGAGTCGTACACGCTTCCCGCGGGCAAGCGCACCTACAAGCTCGACGTGGATGCCTCCCGCGCTCCGGCGCAGTCCCCGGTCGGCACCCGTACGACCGCCACCTGGACCTTCACCTCGGCCCATGTCCCCGGTGACAGCCCCGAGCGGCTCCCGCTGACCGTCGTCCGCTACACGCCCGGCCTGTCGACGGCCAGTACCGCCAAGGCCGGTACGACCCTCAGCGTGCCCTTCGCCCTCCAGGGCGCGGCCACCAAGGTCGGCACCCTGCGCAAGCTCGCGTTCGCCGTCTCCTACGACGACGGCAGGACCTGGAGGAACACCACCGCCGTGAACGGCAAGCTGCTCAAGCTGCGCAGCCCCGCCAAGCCCGGCACGGTCTCGCTGCGCGCCACCCTCACCGACGCCGACGGCAACACCCTGAAGCAGACGGTCCACGGCGCCTACCGCACCACCAAGTAG
- a CDS encoding ABC-2 transporter permease, which translates to MSTMTSTGSPAPAESAHTRAGRGRGLRLSGMNWLVWRQHRAAYWTLLAAAAITVAVMVYGRQQMMMYLDEYGSIDGLKSGWEEKFDQGPLRMAGQLLGYAPVLIGVFLGAPLLAGDLESGTAKLVNAQSAGRVRWLATKLGVTALVVAVCTAAASAVFTWWWSPVKSSSYVLDWSDGLAFDSSGPVPVALTLLTVVGGIAIGMLLRRTLLSMVVALGFAVALQMVWSHFRMALGDVVTVTTNGVGGDNFPKLPDGTHVVDQSYLTASGDLIGYGSCNEPTEKAANACLEEAQVVGWNIEYIPISQMSSMQWLGASILLALTAGIAAFVILWGRKRLV; encoded by the coding sequence ATGAGCACGATGACCAGCACCGGCAGCCCCGCCCCCGCCGAATCCGCCCACACCCGGGCCGGCCGTGGCCGTGGCCTGCGGCTCAGCGGTATGAACTGGCTCGTCTGGCGTCAGCACCGGGCCGCGTACTGGACCCTGCTGGCCGCCGCCGCGATCACCGTCGCGGTGATGGTCTACGGGCGCCAGCAGATGATGATGTACCTCGACGAATACGGCTCCATCGACGGCCTGAAGTCCGGCTGGGAGGAGAAGTTCGACCAGGGGCCGCTCAGAATGGCCGGCCAACTGCTCGGCTACGCGCCCGTCCTGATCGGTGTCTTCCTGGGCGCGCCGCTGCTCGCCGGGGACCTGGAGAGCGGCACCGCCAAGCTGGTCAACGCGCAGTCCGCCGGCCGCGTCCGCTGGCTCGCCACCAAGCTCGGGGTGACCGCACTCGTGGTCGCGGTGTGCACCGCGGCGGCCTCCGCCGTGTTCACCTGGTGGTGGTCACCGGTCAAGTCGTCGTCGTACGTGCTGGACTGGTCCGACGGACTCGCCTTCGACAGCAGCGGACCCGTGCCCGTGGCGCTCACCCTGCTCACCGTCGTCGGCGGCATCGCGATCGGCATGCTGCTGCGCCGGACCCTGCTGTCCATGGTCGTCGCCCTCGGCTTCGCCGTCGCCTTGCAGATGGTGTGGTCGCACTTCCGGATGGCCCTCGGGGACGTCGTCACCGTCACGACCAACGGTGTCGGGGGAGACAACTTCCCGAAGTTGCCCGACGGCACCCATGTCGTGGACCAGTCCTACCTCACCGCGTCCGGCGACCTCATCGGCTACGGCAGCTGCAACGAGCCGACGGAGAAGGCCGCCAACGCCTGCCTGGAGGAGGCACAGGTCGTCGGCTGGAACATCGAGTACATCCCGATCTCCCAGATGTCCTCCATGCAGTGGCTCGGCGCCTCGATCCTGCTGGCCCTGACCGCCGGCATCGCCGCGTTCGTCATTCTCTGGGGCCGTAAGCGCCTCGTCTGA
- a CDS encoding ABC transporter ATP-binding protein has translation MSNGTGYGGYGGLTGESAMEAHAVGRRYRRGWALRDCSFRLPAGRICGLVGPNGAGKTTLMSIAANLLEPTTGTLRVFGAAPQSAEAGRRTAFLAQEKPLFKRFTVAETLRLGRELNPGWDQRAAEDMVRAGNVPFEAKIGTLSGGQRTRVAFAVAFGKRPDLLLLDEPMSDLDPLVRHELMSTLLAEAAERGTTVLMSTHMIAELENTCDYLLVIAEGGLRLAGEVDELRTAHAVLTGVHSDGRTPPEVAYHTVVETRTSGRQFTALVRPDGPVSGGPWQASTPNLEELLLAYLRSPEAPPLISPSSYVAPQAVAA, from the coding sequence ATGAGCAACGGGACGGGTTACGGGGGATACGGGGGCCTCACCGGCGAGTCCGCGATGGAGGCCCACGCGGTCGGCAGGAGGTACCGCCGGGGCTGGGCCCTGCGCGACTGCTCCTTCCGGCTGCCGGCCGGGCGGATCTGCGGCCTCGTGGGCCCCAACGGCGCCGGCAAGACCACGCTGATGTCCATCGCCGCCAACCTGCTGGAGCCGACCACCGGCACCCTGCGGGTGTTCGGCGCGGCCCCGCAGTCCGCGGAGGCCGGCCGGCGTACGGCGTTCCTCGCCCAGGAGAAGCCGCTGTTCAAGCGCTTCACCGTCGCCGAGACCCTGCGGCTCGGCCGTGAGCTGAACCCCGGCTGGGACCAGCGGGCCGCCGAGGACATGGTCCGCGCGGGCAATGTGCCCTTCGAGGCGAAGATCGGCACCCTCTCCGGCGGCCAGCGCACCCGGGTGGCGTTCGCCGTCGCCTTCGGCAAGCGACCGGACCTGCTGCTCCTCGACGAGCCGATGTCCGACCTCGACCCGTTGGTGCGCCACGAGTTGATGAGCACCCTGCTGGCCGAGGCCGCCGAGCGCGGCACCACCGTGCTGATGTCCACCCACATGATCGCCGAGCTGGAGAACACCTGCGACTACCTGCTGGTCATCGCCGAAGGAGGGCTGCGGCTCGCCGGTGAGGTCGACGAACTCCGCACCGCCCACGCCGTGTTGACCGGGGTCCACTCCGACGGGCGGACGCCCCCCGAGGTGGCGTACCACACCGTCGTCGAAACCCGCACCAGCGGACGGCAGTTCACCGCGCTGGTCCGCCCCGACGGGCCGGTCAGCGGCGGCCCCTGGCAGGCGAGCACCCCGAACCTGGAGGAACTCCTGCTCGCCTATCTGCGCTCCCCCGAGGCACCGCCCCTGATCAGTCCCAGCTCCTACGTCGCCCCGCAGGCGGTGGCGGCATGA
- a CDS encoding GntR family transcriptional regulator, which produces MEFRIDRRSGVAAYQQIVQQTKQALRLGVLVPGDQLPTAKEVAATSAVNPNTTLKAYRELDREGLVELRPGLGTFVRQSLALPQAGADSPLRGELEAWMDRAHEAGLEQEDVTALVTSVMEERYAETRAAAGSRGQGR; this is translated from the coding sequence TTGGAGTTCCGGATCGACAGGCGGAGCGGGGTGGCCGCCTATCAGCAGATCGTCCAGCAGACCAAGCAGGCCCTGCGCCTCGGCGTACTCGTGCCCGGGGACCAGTTGCCGACGGCCAAGGAGGTCGCGGCGACCTCCGCGGTCAACCCGAACACCACGCTCAAGGCCTACCGCGAGCTGGACCGGGAGGGCCTGGTGGAACTGCGGCCGGGTCTGGGCACCTTCGTCCGCCAGTCACTGGCCCTTCCTCAGGCGGGGGCCGATTCACCACTGCGGGGCGAACTGGAGGCGTGGATGGACCGGGCCCACGAAGCGGGTCTGGAACAGGAGGACGTGACCGCGCTGGTCACGTCCGTGATGGAGGAGCGGTACGCCGAGACCAGGGCGGCCGCCGGGAGCAGGGGGCAGGGACGATGA